Sequence from the Phragmites australis chromosome 6, lpPhrAust1.1, whole genome shotgun sequence genome:
ATGAATACAAATTGTGTGAGATTGCATTACGAGATTGTTAATTGAGGTCATCctactttctttttttcctttcaaaacaTATAGCAAGTGGCCAATTTTCGAGGCGAGTCATGCTTAAGGATGGTgttaaaaaatcatgaaattcaCATAAAAGGAGTATCAATTGCCTCTTACTTTTACATTGCTTTTGCATTTACAAGGGGTGTGTTCGGATGCACGCCCGTACTTGCGTCGGCTGGTGCCTTCCTCAGCGTATATGCACTCGGAGAGGTGTTTGGTTTCCATGACAGAGCGTGCAGCATGCATCCGCTCGTGCAAAAATACCTGCATCGCACATACGCTCGGATGGACCTTCGCTCCCAGGCCAGGCCGTGCAGATGCAGCGCCAGCACGGAAGGTCCACCAGTCAGAACGAGGCTCCCATTACCGCAGTCGCGTACCTTCCGCTGCGCCGTCTCCCACAAACGAATCCAATCAGAGCAATGGTAAGTCCGGCCTCGATCCACAGCGCAGCGGAGCGAGCGCGGCCGCCGGGGGAGCAGAGCGGCGCGGGCCGAGGGCGGCCGCCGGGGGAGCGCTGCTCTGGAGGCCTCGTCGCCAGTGTAGCGCGGCTCCGGGGGGCGCGTTgtcgcggggggggggggcctgGGGGTCCACACCGCtagctcgggggggggggggcgtcgcCGGGTGGGGGTCCACATCGCCAGCTCCAGAGGGGCGCATCGCCGGGTGGGGGGGGGACGAGACCGCCGGGGGAGGGCTGCTCCGGGGGGTCGCGTCGCCTGGGAGGGGGCGTCGGGGGAGCGCGGGGAGCCGGGGGTGGGTGCGGTGCCGGGGAGCCAAGGGTGGGCGCAGGGCCAGGTGGGCGCGGCGCCGGGGAGtgcggggaggcggcggtgggcgCGGTGCTGGGGAGCCGAGGGTGGGCGCAGGGCCGGGTGGGCGCGGCGCAGGGAGAGCGGCGCGGGGAGCCGGGGGTGGGCGCAGTGCCGAGCGGGCGCGGCACCGGGGAGCTCGAGTGGATTTCTGGGACCTCTGCTACGAGGGTGGGAGGGGAAATGGAGGCAACATCCGAGAGAGCCAGCAAACTTTGTGGAATGAatacatttttttataattttgctGCACAACTAGTAGCTTCTTATTGCGCTGTAAATTTCAGGTAATTTTGGTGGAGTAACATCTACAACAGGGAACTCTGAAGGTGCAAGAGTGGATCTTGGTACTTGTCTCCGTGAAGAGACGAGGTAATCTGTATATGTGGTTTGACATGTTTCTGTATGAGATGAAGCTGAAAGGATACTTCTGGTCATATGAATATTTCTAAATATAATTACAATTTGTCCTTGTTTATAATGGTTAGATGGATGAGTTGGCTGTCAAGCGGCGAAAAATAATTGCCCATGCTACGGGAGTTGTTGCTACAATGTGTGTGTACACGTTGTTTTTTATAGACGTGGAGGTCGTGAAGCACCCATCAGCTATGGTCCTTTAGCTGAAAGAGATAAGATTAGAATGGAAAACCTTAGATTCATTTTCCACAATGATGATCGGCATTGTGTAGAACAGCTTCGTATGAGGAGAGCCCCCTTTTTTCACTTATGCACATTACTCAGGACAAGACGGTTGCTTAAAGATACAATTGTAGATTTATAGCTCCATTGAGGAACAAGTTACTATGTTCCTGCAAGTGGTTGGCCACAATTGTAGATTTAAGTTGATAAAGTTGAATTTTAGAAGGGGTTTGGAAACAATTAGTCGTTACTTTCGAGAAGTCTTGTATGCTATTGGGGAGCTACGTGGAGAGATGATTCGGCCACCGTCCAACGATGTGCACCAAAAAATTGCAAACAGCCGCAGGTTCAACCCATATTTCAAGGTACTAGTGTTAGGTTGCGTAGTTGTTGGTTCCATTTATGCCCGCCGTAGTGGTTAACTATCATTGTTTCTTACTCTTGTGTAGGATTGCATTGGTGCTATAGATGAAACTCATGTGCTAGCTAGAGTCCCAGCTAGCATGGCAGCCGTCTTTCGGGGTAGGAAGGGGGTGACCACACAAAATGTTATGGATgttgttgattttgatcttAAGTTCACCTTTGTCTTAGCTGGTTGGGAGGGATTTGCTCATGATGCCATCATTCTAGCATACGCATTAGAAAGGGATGACGGCTTAAGGGTCCCCCGGGTTAGTGTTGGTCATTAGGTAACAACAAAAGTTTAAGTTAATGTAAAAATGTGCTTACTTGGACACAATTTCCCTCTTGTCAGGTAAATTCTACTTGGTCGATGAAGGATATGCTGTTCGTCCTGGGTTCCTTCCACCATATCGTGGCTGTCGATACCACTTAAAGGAGTATGGTGGAAGGAACAACCCTCGTGACCAAAGGGAATTGCATTGTGTAGGATTGCAAGCTGCGGGAAATCAGCGGTGCCTTGTGGGATGACAACACACACTCCATCGTACTAGAGGACGAGCACTACAAAGGCCACATCAAGGTTGATGCATCACAACTGACTTCAGTGTCAAACACTTTAATCTATTTTCTGACAAATACATCTCATATTTGTAGGATCACCCTGCTGATGTTGACTACCTCAACGTTCCTCTCGAGAACTATGAGCAGATGGTTGCCATCTTCTCTGTTGGACAAGCCACTGGGAGGTATGCTATGGGCTCCAATGAGCCTTTGGGACCTCCTCCCGATGAGGTGGAGAGCGAAGGCAAGACGGACCCAATTTCGACTGCCACCAATACGGGGATTATCTTTCCCAAGGTTATTGGAGAGTCCGCGGAtgacaacaccaacaccaacacccCTCCCCCGCATGCCTCTGAGGAGGTTGCTGTTGGatcggcgggggggggggggagggaaggACTCCTCCAGTGGGGCTGGTTTAAAGAGGAAGAGGGCCATGATCACAGAAGATGAGGCCATCATCTTCAACGGCATGATCGAAGCTGTAAAGGATATGGCAGGTGCAATCAAGGCAACCGTCTATGCTGAGGCACATCCCGATGTGTACAATGCGGTCATGAACCTCCCTGGCTTCTCCGAGGATGCATTGCTGGCCGCTCTCGATTGGCTCTATGACCACAAGCCACAGAGCATTAGTTTTGTGCAGATGAGTGCTGAGCATCGTCGTAAGTGGATGAATCGTTGGATCGCTAAGCACTACTTCACTGACTAATGTGCTTGTCATCTAACCACTAACCTTTTGCCTACTTAGTTGGTGGTTAATGAACATTCCTCCACCCTCAAGACCGTAACTATTTATGTAAGATGAAAGTGTGGACATCTTCTAATAGCTCAGCTTAGTACATGAGGTGGTACTATGGGTTGTGATGATGAAGCGGTCTAAACCTTATAAACTGTTGGCTGCTCATGTGATTATTTTGTGTATATGTTGGAGGGTTCATACTTAGGTGTAATATGGACATGTGTTTATTGTGCAAATCAAGTTAGTTCGCCACCTTTCGTTCAACTTGATTCTTGTCTGTTACGAATTAACTCAACATATGTACTGTCTTATTCTATATTGCACATCAGCCTTATGCCTAAATGCGGTCTACGAGAGATAATACAACAAAATATGCTCATCAACCTATAACACTTCATCCAAACTTACCTCATTCAAGTACATTACTGAACAACActtcaaaatttctaaaaatttaagcCACATTCAAATTTGACCTACACAAACTACACAACATACACACAACAGCTTTAGGACTTAGTCAAATCCAACACGAGCAAACTCAACCTCAGGGGGGTAAGCACACCGCTCCTCAGGTGTAAGGTCACTATACTTCactcatgcgggcaaccaatcacaatctcagcacTTTGCACCCGCTcatacagccaaccaaacagaatctCAGCTCAGCTTGCATCCACAGCTGTAGCCAACCAAATacacttttttttcaaaatacaaATCACTCAACCTGCTTCCCTCATCCAAGATATACAATACAATTCTACAAAACCCCGTACAGATAACCAAACACGCCCAAGGATTCTTTACCGAAACCATGTAACTGGTCTCTCTGCTTCTACGTTCCTTCGATGTCCAGAATGTTTTTAAGGAAAAACTCCTTTAAAGTGTGGACTGGTGTGAAATTATAATTTCTTGCAGGGTCCGTTTCCGATaaaacccaaacaaacatgGCATCacgcgcccccccccccccagaagCAGCTTTTCCGTTAAGCCCCCCAATGAATGTTCTAATTAGTAATTACCCCGACCCCGaggcctctttctctctctctgctccatTTCTCCCCGTCCCTGCATCGCATCGCATCACCGCCTCTCGCTTTCCCCCTCCTTCGTGTGTCCCCAAGGCGTGGACGACAACGCCGCgacccccgccgccgcctccgcctccgcctccgcctcgccgcATAGGTatctccttcctcccctccctcggGGCGCGCCGCCTCCCGGCGTCGTTTCTTACGGGCGGTTCTTCCAGGGGCGatttcgttttcttttcttcccgGAGCGAAGTTTGCGCTTAGATTTCTTGTTGTTCCCCCCGCGATTGCTTTCCtctgtttattttttgtttgcGGTTGCTTCCTTGTCGTGGTGTTGCGATTCCGGTATTTAAGCCCGTGGTGGGCTGCAAGTTGATCCTTCCCGACTCCGGCGTAGTGGTCTGGAGAGGTACAAGGTGGAAGGTTGGTATGGCGTTCTTGCGTTCTGCTTGCTGTTCGTTCTAGCTTATTACTCTCTTGTAGTGCGCTTGCCCTTGGAGAACTTGCGATGTTAGGTTCGTTAGATCAGTCAGTGTTCTTGCTGTCGAGACGCGTGGAAGAAATTGAACGATAGTTGGCGGCGAAGATGCGTTGAGCCTGCCTTTATGCTGCTCTTCCACCTGGGGACTCGTTGTTGCTAGGTGCCTCAGAGTCGGATCTTTGAGGGGTGTCTAGGCCTAGGTGAGAGAGAGGAGCCTGAATTACTTGTCGATGCTTCTCTCTGATCTCGGGGTTTTATTTATGCATGGAAAAGCTGGACTAGTTATTCGATTTGTTATTGCAGTCAATTCATATTCTTTCATTGCCTTGGAGTAGAGTCTATTTCTGAATTCTGGATTCGCATCGAGCATTTAATTATTCTGTATGGAGAAGGCCGAGAAGAGCTCTGCAATATTGTGCTTGAGAAATACGACTGTAATGACTTTGAATGTTAGTCTAAGGTCCCCTAGGTTCATCGATCTTAGCTCTAGTTCTAATGTAACACTTATACATTTTCCACAGCTACGAGAATGCACCGGAAGCGTAACTAATATTTCATACTTACATTTGGTCatgttttcctttcttttctaaTCCATTTGCCTTTTAAGTGTTGGTTTTCTTTACAAGTTCAATGGTCTAAAAGACTGATTACTTTGACTATTCGTATTGGCCTCTCGTAACTTTAATATGCTAGAAGATTCTCTCTTTGTTAAGGTTGTTGCTTATGAAAGGTGTACGAGGGCATCTTTTAGTAATTCACCATGTAAGATTCCCTCTTGATAATGTTATCTGATAGATtaaaatcaaattcatttttctgttGGTCTGAGAAGAATGTAGAATATTATCACTCTATGTTAGTATGGTTCCTATCTAGAAAAATAATGCAGTCCTATCAACCCTAGCAGATATATGCtggttctttctttttgacaGTGATTGGGACATGTTAATATTCTTGTTCCTGATATAAAGTTGCAAACTCTGGCATGCTCATGATGCAATTTTCCAAGCACACATTTATGTATGTGTTGGGGAATAAAATTCTGTTGCTTTCATCTTTTAAGGTTCACTCCATTTTGTTTGagctatgaatttttttttactacatGGATAGTGTGCTTATTTCCATAGTTGACTTATTCAACTATCTTAGCAGTTTGACCTTATGAAagtaaaaaaatacaatatagTTTTGTAGTTACTAGGGTCTAGGTATGTTTATTTGCTAACTTTTTGTCTTTTTGTTTCTTGGGTTAATTTTAGTTCTACTTTTTATTTTGCAAAGCACCATTGCTGAGCATTAGGGCTATTAACTTCAATTACTTGTGGCCTGCTTGCTCTTTGATTCTTACTGGTGCGGGCATAAGCTTCAAATTCTTCCCTTGAGTCTTTTTATTAAGAGAACCTTAGTCCATGCCTTAGCATATGTTGCACATGTAGGCTGGTTATTGATCTTGGAGGTTTCATTTTGGTATTCTCGTTGCATAGCCCCTGGCCACATAGATTCTGTTATTTTAGTGAAAGCTCAAACTAGTAGTGACTTAATCCTTATGCCCTCATATGGAATCGATCCATTCTCACTTGTTGAAAGACAGCAACTGTACCTTATATAGAGGTGAAACAACACAACCGGTAGTCCAATAGTAGATACAAACAAACCAGTAGGAAATATCTACCAACAAAAGTAATCATACTAAACCCTATTCTGGATACCTGGATACTGCTTCTGGTACCACGCAAGTACTTCTGTTCCTGCCTCATGGCTGGCCACACCTATGACATACAAATTGAAACATACTTGAGTAAGAAGTATTTAAAAGAGACAGTAGTTTACATATTAGAGCATTTTTGAATGATTTCGGATGAAAATGACAAGATGTCCCTTCTATGGTATCTTATTATAGTACTAAAGGAGCTCTTGCCAACACATATCGAATAAAGTTAATAGAGTTCCACCCAAACTGAGCTACCTGATTACTTTTTTCTTAGTTTCTATTATGCTATTCTGTTACTGCACCATTATTTTGTCGTTGAGTTGTCTCGTATGTTACCAAACTCTGGTGGttgtctcctttcttgctttttctgGACACAATTAGAATTCCTCTATCTTGATTCAGGCTAAGCAGTAAGATTGTGCTTTCTTATATAAGAGGCTGACTCTATTTTATCCATGTCAGTGGCATATATGAAGAGTCAACAATACATTCTGGATACAGTATTACGATATAGCTTTCCCTCAAAAACTACAATAGCCTATTTCTCTTCAGCTGTATTGTGCATCCCTAATTTATTTTGTGTGGATTTTGTCTTTTTGCATTATTTTAACTCATGAGCACTGATCTCATCTGTGTTCTTTTCACTGCTTGCAGAATTTTTGTTACTTGGTTGGATGAATACCCTGGTTGGATATTGACAGGTCTAGCATTGTCATCAGTTCGTGATTAAATTGCATCACTTCACATAAGCACTGGAAAATGGATCGTAGAGATACTTCAGGGTTTGTTAGTGGAGGTTGCAAAGATAATAAAGGCTGCTAACTACCCTTGATTTTCTAACTTAGTAGTTTTGTTGACAATTATTAAACCCAGAAGTGAGGCCAGCTTAAAGATTGGTGGAGTCAAGGAGCAATGGAACCCAGGCGTGGGTGCTCAGCATTCACTATAAATTTCTCGAATCCAAATGGCTTTGGTAATCAGTGCACTGCAATTCCAGCAGCCAGCCATGCAACAGCTGGTTCTAGCCAACTTGATGTGCTAGCTCCTAGAGGGTACAAGAGAAAGTGCACTGAACTGTCTCTAGGTCTGGGCGACTCATCAAGCTCGGATAGCAGCAAGCAGAGCATGGCTACAGGCTACACTGTTTCTTCTGCTAAGGGAAGCGATGATGGGTCATGTATGGATTATGACATAAATTTTAAGCTATCTCTTGGCAATGAAGGTACTTCCAAGCTGCATAAACAGGCTTGTGATTCAAGGAGGACTTTCGAAAAGCCTGGGTTGGATCTTAAGTTATCTTTGGCACCATCTCAATCTGTTGTCACTGATGCAGACCTAATTAGAACCACCGCACAGCAGGGCATATTTGTGCCACCACAAATTATGGCTTTAGTGCCAACAGTCGATGAAGGATCTACATCTGCTCGCCGGCCATCTGGAGGCAtggttctttcttttcttaatCAGGCTGACAAATTGGTTGGGTTTTCTCTGAACCAAGTGCCCCCAGTTAGCTCTAATCAGGTTCAAggtccagctccagctccaacaGTGCTCCAACTGCCGAAAAGTCCAGCAGCCAGTACTTCTGGGTTTGTCCGTCCACAGCAGCGCAACAGTAGCACAAAAAATTGTTCACACCCAGGATGTGTCAAAGGAGCGAGAGGTTCCTCAGGGCGGTGCATTGCACATGGTGGAGGTAGAAGGTGCCAAAAGGAAGGCTGTGACAAAGGAGCTGAGGGCAAGACCATCTTCTGTAAAGCTCATGGAGGGGGGAGGCGCTGCGAATACCTTGGATGTACCAAGAGCGCCGAAGGCCGCACAGATTTCTGCATAGCCCATGGCGGTGGCCGGCGTTGCAGCCATGGAGGATGCAAAAGAGCAGCACGAGGCAGGTCTGGCCGCTGCATCAAGCATGGTGGTGGGAAGAGGTGTCAAGAGCCAAACTGCACAAAGAGTGCAGAAGGGCGGTCAGGCTTGTGCATTGCTCATGGAGGCGGGCGCCGCTGTCAGCATGTTGGTTGCGGCAAGGGAGCTCAGGGCAGCACTAATTTCTGCAAAGCTCACGGTGGTGGCAAGAGGTGCACACACCCTGATTGTACCAAGGGTGCAGAGGGAAGCACAGCATTCTGCAAGGGCCACGGAGGAGGCAAACGTTGTGCGGCTGAAGATTGCAAAAAGAGTGTGCATGGTGGGACCCAATTTTGTGTTGCACATGGAGGTGGGAAGAGGTGTGTGGTTGAAGGATGCAAGAAGAGCGCAAGAGGCCGTACCGACCGTTGTGTTGGTCATGGTGGAGGCAAGCGATGCCAGTCTGCTGGCTGTGGAAAAAGCGCGCAGGGAAGCACTGATTTCTGCAAGGCACATGGTGGAGGCAAACGCTGCTTGTGGGGGCATCCAGGATCAGACCTTGGATGTGATGGCCCTCCTTGCGACCGCCTTGCAAGAGGCAAAAAGGGCCTCTGTGTTCACCACAACCCTCTGGTGGATGACAACAGTGTGCATGGGGGTCGATCATTTAGTGCTTTCAGTATTATCAGTGATGCCCTTACTCAGGGAGATCATCCTTCAAGCATGGAAACAAGCAGGCGCGGCATTTTCATGCATCCTGCAGAGGCTCCTCGTCCCTTGCCAGCCCCAGCGCCTGAGGGTCGGGTGCACGGTGGTAACATCCTGTCAATGTTTGCTGATGGTATGAGCCTTGGAAAGAAGCCCACCAATAACGCTGAAGCTAGTACGTCTGGCCCTCGCAACTGGAAATCTTCCAATTACATGGAGCTTAGTACTTCAGCACGCAGCAACTGGCTGTAATGCCTGAATTCACTGCCCACCCTCCATTTCGGAATGCTCCTTCGTTTCATCTGGCAAGTATCTCCCGTGTCGTCTGGTGTGAAATCAATGGTGTGATTGTGTGAACTGTGTGTCATGATTGATCAGAACAGCTGTGTTATAGCTGTCGTGTGTGGTCTGTAATAGTAATTTCGTGTGTGGTCTGTAATAGCAACCTAAAAGGCTGGAACCCCTTgtgatataaataaaaaaggggAAGGTTGCATAATAGATACTAAAGTGTGAATTCTAGGTACTCTATTGAAGGTCTGCTGTGCTCTGCATTTATGAATACACAAGATTAGTGTTGTGGCAGGTCCCTGTTAATTCATCTTTGGAGCACTGTTTGGAATATTGatgttgctgctgctactgtATGCAATATATGTCATGTTTCCATTCTGTTTTCTCTATCTTAAAATAAGTAACTTTTAATGATATACCCCTATGATACATGGCAGTTTATTTCTCTGCATCTCCTGTTTGTGCTTGTTGGACAATTGGTTTGGAGCTTGTATAATGATTTTGCATGCTTGTTTTTCTAAGACAGATTTTGAAGTTCATGCTTGTCAGACAATCGGTTTGGGGCTTATTCTAAGATGCTTCCTTTCCTGGTTATTCAGAGTAGCATGTTTCTAAGACCTGGACATTCCATTCAGGTTACATCAAGATTCAACTATGAATCATGACAGTTTCAGATGCACACCTCTGCTTGCATACAGAAACAGCGATGTAATTGTGATCGGCATGTTTTCAGTTGTCTCTTCCAAATAATGCGTGCAAATAACTGGGCTGGCAATCATGCACTCCTGCTGCTGAACACACCTGATCGTCGTGATAACAAGATGGGAAACGAAACATGGAACGTGAGCACGCATCTTGTTTCAATTTGGTGAATGCGACCGCACTGGCACGTCATCTCGCCACACAAACCGTCTGGTGCATTTGTACCGTCTTCCTCGCTCGTACCCCACCGTGGAGCTATCAGCGATCAGGTGTCCAGCAGCACATAAACAGCCTGACTGATTCATGGAGACAAAAATGGGCATATCTGCCATTGAAACAACTTATTGGTTTGCCTTCTGACCCTTAAAAATACCGATCGAAGATAAGCAAATCTTAGGCAAAATAATGTGGACA
This genomic interval carries:
- the LOC133922324 gene encoding uncharacterized protein LOC133922324 — its product is MEPRRGCSAFTINFSNPNGFGNQCTAIPAASHATAGSSQLDVLAPRGYKRKCTELSLGLGDSSSSDSSKQSMATGYTVSSAKGSDDGSCMDYDINFKLSLGNEGTSKLHKQACDSRRTFEKPGLDLKLSLAPSQSVVTDADLIRTTAQQGIFVPPQIMALVPTVDEGSTSARRPSGGMVLSFLNQADKLVGFSLNQVPPVSSNQVQGPAPAPTVLQLPKSPAASTSGFVRPQQRNSSTKNCSHPGCVKGARGSSGRCIAHGGGRRCQKEGCDKGAEGKTIFCKAHGGGRRCEYLGCTKSAEGRTDFCIAHGGGRRCSHGGCKRAARGRSGRCIKHGGGKRCQEPNCTKSAEGRSGLCIAHGGGRRCQHVGCGKGAQGSTNFCKAHGGGKRCTHPDCTKGAEGSTAFCKGHGGGKRCAAEDCKKSVHGGTQFCVAHGGGKRCVVEGCKKSARGRTDRCVGHGGGKRCQSAGCGKSAQGSTDFCKAHGGGKRCLWGHPGSDLGCDGPPCDRLARGKKGLCVHHNPLVDDNSVHGGRSFSAFSIISDALTQGDHPSSMETSRRGIFMHPAEAPRPLPAPAPEGRVHGGNILSMFADGMSLGKKPTNNAEASTSGPRNWKSSNYMELSTSARSNWL